AATTTGTAATAAAAGATCTGAATTGTCTAAATTTACTTTTCGTTTAATTTCAGGTGCGATCATGTCGATTATATCAGTTGAAGAAAGGTTAGTGCTTCTCTTTCTAACAGCAATCTTATAACTTTCTTGATCACTAATTTTTTTAGCGAGATTTAAAGCAACCTTTTTAATATTCTCTTCTGAAGTTTGAACAATTTTCTGAATAGGTACAATTTTTAAGATATATCTGAATTCCCAAGGTTTTTCTTTGATATTCTCTCTTAGCTTATAAATTGCTTTAATTGGGTCTAGTAAAGTATTTGCAACTATTAGACCGGATATCGGTGTTATATCTACTTTTGCCGCTTTGTCACCAAGCTCACCTAATAGATACCACATCTCTGAGCAAGCATTTCTTTCATTCCTTCTAGAAGTAGATATCAGTAGATTGAAGTTA
Above is a window of Candidatus Bathyarchaeota archaeon DNA encoding:
- a CDS encoding THUMP domain-containing protein, which translates into the protein MLDNFNLLISTSRRNERNACSEMWYLLGELGDKAAKVDITPISGLIVANTLLDPIKAIYKLRENIKEKPWEFRYILKIVPIQKIVQTSEENIKKVALNLAKKISDQESYKIAVRKRSTNLSSTDIIDMIAPEIKRKVNLDNSDLLLQI